A genomic window from Montipora capricornis isolate CH-2021 chromosome 8, ASM3666992v2, whole genome shotgun sequence includes:
- the LOC138013625 gene encoding melatonin receptor type 1C-like, whose product MTDELSSRSLFITALEVLSILSLNVLSLTGNTLVCIAVFKNVRLRSTTNLYIVALALSDLLSAIFVMPFVCGVLVASKWIFGDVVCHFHAFFGLFAIYVSPVTMGMTAVNRYVRMCKPDEIYRRWFSKRKSIAFLTCVWIVVACYIAVPRFAGLQEHRFIPEYAQCSIEHHSYAGKMIHYCIVLVLFFLTPLITTVFCYRKVSKMIRQHNENASTNIQQGVNTGIRHEINISKSLFAVVFAFMVCWVPFWIIVILRRFFFVEKMPRNVELVCKFLVYFSNTINPFVYAGMNSAFRREFRKLLLCKRSRKDIIVPGREGANKEEVNTHSNVSYKAQVGQTTPL is encoded by the coding sequence ATGACCGATGAACTGAGTTCTCGAAGCCTCTTTATAACCGCCTTAGAAGTTTTGTCGATATTGTCTTTAAACGTTTTGTCGCTAACGGGAAACACATTAGTCTGCATCGCAGTTTTCAAGAACGTTCGACTTCGGTCAACGACTAACTTGTACATCGTTGCTCTAGCACTGAGCGATCTGCTGTCCGCCATTTTCGTGATGCCTTTCGTTTGCGGCGTGCTTGTAGCCAGTAAATGGATTTTCGGTGACGTGGTTTGCCATTTTCACGCTTTCTTTGGCTTGTTTGCAATATACGTTTCCCCCGTAACGATGGGTATGACGGCCGTGAATCGATATGTGAGGATGTGCAAGCCAGACGAGATATACAGGAGATGGTTTTCCAAGAGAAAGTCTATTGCTTTCCTCACGTGTGTGTGGATCGTTGTTGCTTGCTACATTGCCGTTCCGCGGTTTGCAGGTTTGCAAGAGCACCGGTTCATTCCAGAGTATGCGCAATGCTCCATCGAACATCACAGCTATGCTGGAAAAATGATTCATTACTGCATTGTCCTCGTTCTCTTCTTTTTGACACCTCTGATAACAACTGTTTTCTGCTACCGAAAGGTCTCGAAGATGATACGCCAGCACAATGAAAATGCTTCAACTAATATTCAGCAAGGCGTTAACACGGGCATCAGGCACGAAATAAATATCAGTAAATCCCTCTTTGCTGTCGTGTTTGCCTTCATGGTATGTTGGGTACCATTTTGGATAATTGTAATCTTACGACGTTTCTTCTTTGTGGAAAAAATGCCTCGTAATGTCGAACTCGTGTGTAAGTTTCTCGTCTATTTCTCCAACACAATAAACCCATTCGTGTATGCAGGAATGAATTCCGCCTTCAGACGTGAATTTCGCAAGCTACTCCTCTGCAAACGATCTCGTAAAGATATCATTGTACCTGGCAGAGAAGGAGCAAATAAAGAAGAGGTGAACACGCACAGCAACGTATCATATAAGGCTCAAGTTGGACAGACAACACCACTGTAG